From one Plantibacter flavus genomic stretch:
- a CDS encoding carboxylesterase/lipase family protein produces MFEYVTSLGRVRGERIDTPDGAAVAVLGLPTARVAARFQPAVRPDGWRGVRASAQGPIAWQDAGRAGGAPMSEADSLTANVWLPGERVDTPRPVLVWVHGGAHLYGSNAHPLCDGARLAAAHGIIVVSIAYRLGALGSLRLDHLLGPEYVDAGNLALRDTLAGVQWVHDEIAAFGGDPARITVMGQSAGGVAVATLLAESSGDSPFRRVIIESATAERVHTLDEAAEVTDELLVELAGSDADPGELLRTGPAELVAAQERMVDRWRATRRGPGIPFRPVIDGRFVHDVPLRSIAAGAGAHIDAIIGTNRNEASGYVDLLRLAPAEALATLDRELQADGRGGTADAYLAACAADDGRVLDPVEALESYVSDRLYRRPVSRLLDARSGAEGNTFGYLFAWSRPDTPTWARRSGHSLELPFVFRHLDDSAAAREELGAEPPFELSERMSAGWAAFVAAGDPSSPDAAWPAYGPERSTRVLDRRSRTVHDPFAARRRFTEASPVLAA; encoded by the coding sequence GTGTTCGAGTACGTCACATCACTGGGCCGGGTGCGCGGCGAGCGGATCGACACCCCGGACGGCGCGGCGGTCGCGGTCCTCGGGCTCCCGACCGCTCGGGTCGCAGCCCGGTTCCAGCCGGCGGTACGGCCGGACGGTTGGCGCGGTGTCCGCGCAAGCGCTCAAGGCCCGATCGCCTGGCAGGACGCGGGGCGGGCCGGAGGGGCACCGATGAGCGAGGCCGACAGCCTCACAGCGAACGTCTGGCTCCCCGGTGAACGCGTCGACACCCCTCGACCGGTCCTCGTCTGGGTCCACGGCGGCGCGCACCTCTACGGCTCGAACGCGCACCCGCTGTGCGACGGTGCCCGCCTCGCCGCGGCGCACGGGATCATCGTGGTGTCGATCGCGTACCGGCTCGGCGCACTCGGCTCGCTCCGCCTCGACCACCTGCTCGGCCCGGAGTATGTGGACGCCGGCAACCTGGCGCTCCGCGACACGCTCGCCGGCGTCCAGTGGGTGCATGACGAGATCGCGGCCTTCGGGGGCGATCCCGCACGCATCACCGTCATGGGGCAGTCCGCCGGCGGCGTGGCCGTCGCCACGTTGCTCGCCGAGAGCTCCGGCGACTCTCCCTTCCGTCGGGTGATCATCGAGAGCGCGACGGCCGAGCGGGTGCACACGCTCGACGAAGCGGCCGAGGTGACCGATGAACTGCTGGTGGAGCTGGCCGGCTCGGACGCCGACCCTGGCGAGCTGCTGCGCACCGGTCCGGCCGAGCTCGTCGCCGCCCAGGAACGGATGGTCGATCGGTGGCGTGCGACCCGGCGGGGGCCCGGCATCCCCTTCCGGCCCGTCATCGACGGGCGCTTCGTCCACGATGTACCGCTGCGGTCGATCGCAGCCGGCGCCGGCGCCCACATCGACGCGATCATCGGAACGAACCGGAACGAGGCGAGCGGATACGTCGACCTGCTCCGCCTCGCGCCTGCGGAGGCCCTGGCCACGCTCGACCGCGAACTCCAGGCCGACGGCCGAGGCGGAACCGCCGACGCCTATCTGGCTGCCTGCGCTGCGGACGACGGGCGGGTGCTCGATCCGGTCGAGGCACTGGAATCGTACGTCTCCGACCGGCTCTACCGACGGCCGGTGAGCCGTCTGCTCGACGCGCGTTCCGGTGCGGAAGGGAACACCTTCGGCTACCTCTTCGCCTGGAGCCGACCGGACACGCCCACGTGGGCCCGCCGCTCCGGTCACTCGCTCGAGCTGCCGTTCGTGTTCCGACACCTCGACGACAGCGCCGCGGCCAGGGAGGAGCTCGGCGCCGAACCGCCGTTCGAGCTCAGCGAGCGGATGAGCGCGGGATGGGCGGCGTTCGTCGCCGCGGGGGACCCGTCCTCCCCGGATGCCGCGTGGCCGGCGTACGGTCCCGAGCGCTCCACCCGCGTCCTCGACCGTCGGAGCCGGACCGTCCATGACCCCTTCGCCGCCCGTCGGCGCTTCACCGAAGCCTCCCCAGTGCTCGCCGCCTGA
- a CDS encoding extracellular solute-binding protein: MSHTNPLHDVQLTRRTALGLGIGGLAAMALAACSPGGASTQAARSELLLPTFRAQRAADATAIVSQVAGVQPVYTSYPASYWTSVAAAPGRGGELKTFQMLYFSPPAPLESNPFWQELNKRINADFKPSYASGDNYDAKVATTLAGGTLPDIMYLRDEVPAVQQAIQAGAFADLSDALGGDAVLEYPNLANLETHAWRNSAKGNRIMGVPRTSPRVTACPVIRTDLMEAVGVTGQPADAAAFADVLAEIAKLGEHAGRRVWAVGGLGTGQIQLLSRWMFGAGADWTLGSGGSLVNTIETDEFEATMEYLADLWKRNVFHPDAIALGSDSQRSKEKQLWLEGQIAFELDDPAWLSSQGMLQVEESTSGARVGYLTPPGHDGGDIVVQAGPGYGGFDGISASAAKDPKRLAELLRFLDWWAAPFGTEENLFIGGSGLEGYNYTFGPGKQIVSTGDATALANLQGLKWLGVTAPPYIMLNNENAGRAEGLVAQMEYLTKAAVDSPVVGLTSTTQTSRGAQLTQINDDYRKKIVSGKLSVSAIKDWRSDWRKAGGDQVKADYRKLLDERK; encoded by the coding sequence ATGTCACACACGAACCCCCTGCACGACGTCCAGCTCACCCGCCGCACCGCGCTCGGCCTCGGTATCGGCGGTCTCGCCGCCATGGCCCTCGCGGCGTGCTCGCCGGGTGGCGCGAGCACCCAGGCCGCGCGATCCGAGCTCCTGCTGCCCACGTTCCGAGCGCAGCGCGCCGCGGACGCCACCGCCATCGTGAGCCAGGTTGCCGGGGTGCAACCGGTCTACACCTCGTACCCCGCGAGCTACTGGACCAGTGTCGCCGCGGCGCCGGGCCGGGGCGGCGAGTTGAAGACGTTCCAGATGCTGTACTTCTCGCCACCCGCACCACTCGAGTCGAACCCGTTCTGGCAGGAGCTCAACAAGCGGATCAACGCCGACTTCAAGCCGAGCTACGCCTCCGGCGACAACTACGACGCGAAGGTCGCGACGACGCTCGCGGGCGGCACGCTGCCGGACATCATGTACCTCCGAGACGAGGTCCCGGCGGTGCAGCAGGCGATCCAGGCCGGTGCATTCGCCGACCTGTCCGACGCGCTGGGCGGCGACGCCGTCCTCGAGTACCCGAACCTGGCGAACCTCGAGACCCATGCGTGGCGGAACTCGGCGAAGGGCAACCGCATCATGGGCGTCCCGCGCACGAGCCCCCGCGTGACGGCCTGCCCGGTCATCCGCACCGACCTCATGGAGGCGGTCGGTGTGACCGGTCAGCCGGCCGACGCGGCGGCGTTCGCGGACGTCCTGGCGGAGATCGCGAAGCTCGGCGAACACGCCGGCCGTCGCGTGTGGGCGGTCGGTGGCCTCGGCACGGGTCAGATCCAACTGCTGTCGCGCTGGATGTTCGGCGCGGGCGCGGACTGGACGCTCGGCTCCGGCGGCTCGCTCGTCAACACGATCGAGACCGACGAATTCGAGGCAACCATGGAGTACCTGGCCGATCTGTGGAAGCGGAACGTGTTCCACCCCGACGCGATCGCGCTCGGATCCGACTCCCAGCGCAGCAAGGAGAAGCAGCTCTGGCTCGAGGGCCAGATCGCCTTCGAACTCGACGACCCGGCCTGGCTCTCCTCGCAAGGCATGCTGCAGGTCGAGGAGTCGACGAGTGGCGCCCGCGTCGGGTACCTGACCCCGCCCGGCCACGACGGCGGGGACATCGTCGTACAGGCGGGACCGGGCTACGGTGGCTTCGACGGGATCTCCGCCTCCGCGGCCAAGGACCCGAAGCGCCTGGCGGAGCTGTTGCGGTTCCTCGACTGGTGGGCTGCGCCGTTCGGCACCGAGGAGAACCTGTTCATCGGCGGTTCCGGTCTGGAGGGCTACAACTACACCTTCGGGCCGGGCAAGCAGATCGTCTCGACGGGAGACGCGACCGCCCTCGCCAACCTCCAGGGCCTCAAATGGCTGGGCGTCACCGCACCGCCGTACATCATGCTGAACAACGAGAACGCCGGGCGCGCCGAAGGGCTCGTCGCGCAGATGGAGTACCTCACGAAGGCCGCCGTCGACAGCCCGGTCGTCGGCCTGACGTCCACCACTCAGACGAGCCGTGGGGCCCAGCTGACCCAGATCAACGACGACTACCGCAAAAAGATCGTCTCGGGCAAGCTCTCGGTCTCCGCGATCAAGGACTGGCGGTCCGACTGGCGGAAAGCCGGTGGCGACCAGGTCAAGGCCGATTACCGCAAGCTCCTCGACGAACGGAAGTGA
- a CDS encoding ABC transporter permease: MTQLQTRSARSAARDRRREDAARRHRTPLGTRMRREWRMYALILPGLLFFVLFAYVPILGNVVAFQAFSPFLGIEGSPWVGFDNFVRIVSDPEVVRAVVNTIQIAVLQIVFSFPAPILLALLLNSLLSSRVKRVVQSIVYLPHFISWVIVISIWQQILGGAGPVAGLFESLGVDGVNIMSNPDTFKLLVTSQVIWKDIGWGTIIFFAAIAAIPQELYEAAAVDGAKPWRQTWHVTLPGLVPVISLLLVLTVGNVLTVGFEQLLLQQPIVGADAAQVIDTFVYFRGVVGGDWGISAAAGLIKGVIGTLLVLGANRLAKRMGTEGVL; the protein is encoded by the coding sequence ATGACGCAGCTGCAGACCAGGTCGGCGCGCTCCGCCGCCCGCGATCGTCGTCGAGAGGACGCGGCCCGCCGGCACCGCACCCCGCTCGGGACCCGGATGCGTCGCGAGTGGCGGATGTACGCGCTCATCCTGCCCGGGCTCCTGTTCTTCGTGCTCTTCGCCTACGTCCCGATCCTCGGCAACGTCGTCGCCTTCCAGGCGTTCTCGCCGTTCCTGGGGATCGAGGGCTCACCGTGGGTGGGCTTCGACAACTTCGTCCGCATCGTCAGCGACCCGGAGGTCGTTCGGGCAGTGGTCAACACGATCCAGATCGCCGTCCTCCAGATCGTCTTCTCCTTCCCTGCACCGATCCTGCTCGCCCTCCTCCTCAACAGCCTGTTGTCGTCCCGCGTGAAGCGGGTCGTGCAGTCGATCGTCTACCTGCCGCACTTCATCTCCTGGGTGATCGTGATCTCCATCTGGCAGCAGATCCTCGGCGGCGCCGGACCGGTCGCCGGGCTGTTCGAGTCCCTCGGCGTCGACGGCGTGAACATCATGTCGAATCCGGACACCTTCAAGCTCCTCGTGACCTCGCAGGTCATCTGGAAGGACATCGGCTGGGGGACCATCATCTTCTTCGCGGCGATCGCGGCGATCCCGCAGGAACTCTACGAGGCCGCGGCGGTGGACGGCGCGAAGCCGTGGCGGCAGACGTGGCACGTGACCCTACCGGGGCTCGTCCCGGTGATCTCGCTGCTGCTGGTCCTGACCGTCGGCAACGTGCTGACCGTCGGGTTCGAGCAGCTGCTCCTGCAACAACCGATCGTCGGCGCGGATGCTGCGCAGGTCATCGACACCTTCGTGTACTTCCGAGGCGTGGTCGGAGGCGACTGGGGGATCTCCGCAGCCGCAGGACTCATCAAGGGCGTCATCGGCACGCTCCTCGTGCTGGGCGCGAACCGTCTGGCGAAACGAATGGGAACGGAGGGGGTCCTGTGA